One genomic segment of Flavobacteriaceae bacterium includes these proteins:
- a CDS encoding transposase, whose translation MEYIKKIPRNQLSFFPTALDDLIDSENTVRFIDVFVDAIELKALGFQMLSHTGKPPYNPCDLLKLYIYGYMNRIGSSRALEKECHRNVELMWLLGNLKADHNTINRFRKNNPKAIKPVFRQSVAIAKNFNLIGGLLIAGDSTKLRAQNSKKNNYNKKKIERHLAYIDKKLDQHNQTLANADGDAPYDDHSNQKQLIEKQLQNHRAHKAKYHHIKQQLDNDNSCENPQISTTDPDSRHQIVRRLITEVCYTAQTTVDHKHKLLIDYKITNSNDKKTMGTMLRRAKTSLRHTNFTALYDKGYHTASEFNVADHLGINTLVAIPGIGRSSQAPNPNYNVEHFTYKKENDSYTCPENQTLTSKCTNSFSNSLFLYKLLR comes from the coding sequence ATGGAATATATTAAGAAAATCCCTCGCAATCAGCTCAGTTTTTTTCCTACTGCTTTAGATGATTTAATTGACTCAGAAAATACTGTTCGCTTTATTGATGTATTTGTAGATGCTATAGAACTAAAGGCATTAGGCTTTCAAATGCTCTCACATACTGGTAAACCACCCTATAATCCCTGTGATTTACTCAAACTATACATCTACGGCTACATGAACCGTATAGGTTCTTCACGTGCTTTAGAAAAAGAATGTCATCGCAATGTAGAACTCATGTGGCTCTTAGGCAATCTCAAAGCTGACCACAACACCATTAACCGATTTAGAAAAAACAATCCCAAAGCAATCAAGCCAGTATTTAGACAAAGTGTAGCAATAGCCAAAAACTTTAACCTAATTGGAGGCTTGCTTATTGCAGGGGATTCTACCAAACTAAGGGCTCAAAATTCTAAAAAAAACAATTACAATAAAAAGAAAATAGAACGTCATTTAGCTTATATTGATAAAAAGTTAGATCAGCACAACCAAACCTTAGCCAACGCTGACGGGGATGCACCATACGATGATCATAGCAATCAAAAACAACTCATCGAAAAGCAACTCCAAAACCACAGGGCACATAAAGCAAAGTACCACCATATTAAGCAACAACTCGATAATGACAACTCTTGTGAAAACCCTCAAATATCAACCACTGATCCTGATAGCAGACACCAAATTGTTCGCAGGCTCATCACTGAAGTTTGCTATACCGCACAAACCACAGTAGATCACAAACACAAATTACTGATTGATTATAAAATTACCAATAGCAATGATAAAAAAACGATGGGTACTATGCTTAGACGTGCAAAGACCAGTCTTAGGCACACCAACTTCACTGCACTATATGACAAAGGCTATCATACAGCTAGCGAATTTAATGTCGCCGATCATTTAGGTATTAACACTCTTGTAGCTATTCCTGGTATTGGTAGAAGCAGTCAAGCACCTAACCCTAATTACAACGTAGAACACTTTACTTACAAAAAAGAAAACGATAGCTACACCTGTCCTGAAAATCAAACCTTAACCAGTAAATGTACTAATAGCTTTAGTAATAGTCTCTTTCTTTACAAGTTGCTCAGATGA
- a CDS encoding DUF2147 domain-containing protein: MIQLLKIKMKVLTTLFLLMFSIVYTSAQQSLEGLWKTGKEETIIEISFSSEQLIGKIKSSNNEEAEMGKIILKDLRSEGNKWVGKIYAVKRKEWYNVEIISKEEVLELKISSGLMSKSLQWKKSK, from the coding sequence ATGATTCAGTTATTAAAAATTAAAATGAAGGTTTTAACAACCTTGTTCTTACTGATGTTTTCAATTGTATACACATCTGCACAACAATCATTGGAAGGGTTATGGAAAACAGGAAAAGAAGAAACGATAATTGAAATTTCCTTTTCAAGTGAACAGTTGATAGGCAAAATAAAGTCATCCAACAACGAGGAAGCTGAAATGGGTAAAATTATCCTAAAAGACCTTCGGAGTGAAGGAAATAAATGGGTTGGAAAAATTTATGCCGTCAAAAGAAAGGAATGGTATAATGTAGAAATAATATCAAAAGAAGAGGTCTTAGAATTAAAAATTAGTTCTGGGTTAATGAGCAAATCTTTACAATGGAAAAAAAGCAAATAA
- a CDS encoding sterol desaturase family protein translates to MNVLEYITPFITNLARYFIFAGIPFLIFYKLYPNTFSKSKIQLRLAKKKGIIREILHSVQTTFIAVMIGLVILKSPLKEYTLFYGTISDYSIWWIPTSIVLALIVHDTYFYWMHRTIHHPKLYKKAHFLHHQSINPSPWTSYSFHLIEVILESMFVVIILFFVPISKISLLLFSLCAFSINVYGHLGYEIAPKWFRNSFLFEFINSSVYHNMHHSKFVGNYGLYFRFWDRLMKTEHPDYIKEYDKIQKIRFHLKEV, encoded by the coding sequence ATGAACGTATTAGAATACATCACCCCATTTATAACAAACCTAGCAAGATATTTTATTTTTGCTGGCATCCCATTTTTAATTTTTTATAAGTTATATCCCAATACCTTTTCAAAAAGTAAAATACAATTACGTTTGGCAAAGAAAAAGGGTATTATTAGAGAAATTTTACATTCTGTACAAACAACATTCATTGCAGTAATGATTGGATTGGTAATCCTAAAATCTCCACTTAAAGAGTATACCTTATTTTATGGTACTATATCTGATTATAGTATATGGTGGATTCCAACAAGTATTGTGTTGGCATTAATAGTACATGACACTTATTTTTATTGGATGCACAGAACGATTCATCATCCAAAATTATATAAAAAAGCACATTTTCTGCATCATCAATCCATCAATCCATCACCTTGGACATCTTATTCATTTCATTTAATAGAGGTAATTCTGGAGTCTATGTTTGTTGTGATAATATTATTTTTCGTTCCTATAAGTAAAATATCTTTATTACTATTTAGTTTATGTGCTTTTTCAATAAATGTATATGGGCATTTAGGATATGAAATTGCTCCAAAATGGTTTAGAAATTCTTTTCTTTTTGAATTTATCAATTCTTCGGTATATCATAATATGCATCATTCAAAATTTGTAGGAAATTACGGTTTGTATTTTAGGTTTTGGGATAGATTAATGAAAACTGAACATCCTGATTATATCAAGGAATATGATAAAATCCAAAAAATAAGATTCCATTTAAAAGAGGTTTAA